A genomic stretch from Chitinophaga agri includes:
- a CDS encoding NAD(P)H-dependent oxidoreductase, with protein MAKILILFAHPALEKSRVHAQLLTAIRGMQGITLHDLYEVYPDMNIDVRHEQSLLLQHDIILFQHPLYWYSAPAIIKQWMDLVLEHGWAYGRTGTALRGKTAGNVISAGSQETAYHKEGWHRHTASEFMLPFRQTAALCNMQYIEPYVIYGTHKLNYSGISEAAIAYKQMLEQLRDGQLKIQ; from the coding sequence ATGGCCAAAATTCTGATCTTATTTGCGCATCCTGCATTGGAAAAATCCAGGGTGCACGCACAACTACTGACTGCCATACGCGGAATGCAGGGCATTACACTGCACGACCTATATGAAGTGTATCCGGACATGAACATAGATGTAAGGCATGAACAATCCCTGCTTTTACAACATGACATCATCCTCTTCCAGCATCCACTTTACTGGTATAGTGCGCCCGCCATTATCAAACAATGGATGGACCTTGTACTGGAACACGGATGGGCATACGGCCGTACCGGTACAGCCCTCAGAGGCAAAACAGCAGGCAATGTGATTAGTGCAGGTTCACAGGAAACAGCCTATCATAAAGAAGGGTGGCACCGTCATACTGCCAGTGAGTTCATGCTTCCGTTCAGACAGACAGCAGCACTCTGCAACATGCAGTATATAGAACCGTATGTTATTTACGGCACCCATAAACTGAACTATAGCGGTATCAGTGAAGCTGCCATTGCTTATAAACAAATGCTGGAACAATTGAGGGACGGACAACTTAAAATTCAATGA